A stretch of the Meles meles chromosome 19, mMelMel3.1 paternal haplotype, whole genome shotgun sequence genome encodes the following:
- the SNX20 gene encoding sorting nexin-20 isoform X2, with product MASPKHPGSPGWTGPTAKCTAGTRQEASAAGRDLPCPGPEGHLDVPGSPSPNSSMTTGELQEYWRKEKRCWRRVKLLFEVASARIEERKVSKFVMYQIVVIQTGSFDSNKAVLERRYSDFEMLQKNLLKTFREEIEDIAFPKKHLVGNFTEEMISERKLAFKEYLTLLYAIRCVRRSREFIDFLTRPELREAFGCLRGGQYGRALDILVRVVPLQEKLTAHCPVMVVPALCAMLVCHRDLERPAEAFAAGERALQCLQAREGHRYYAPLLDAMIRLAYALGKDFVSLQEKLQESQLRQPSPWGFTLKELTVREYLY from the exons ATGGCCAGTCCCAAGCATCCTGGGAGCCCTGGATGGACAGGACCCACAGCCAAGTGCACAGCAGGGACCAGGCAGGAAGCATCAGCCGCTGGCCGAGACCTCCCGTGTCCAGGACCCGAAGGGCACTTAG ACGTTCCGGGCAGCCCCAGCCCTAACTCCAGCATGACCACCGGGGAGCTGCAGGAGTACTGGCGGAAGGAGAAACGCTGTTGGAGGCGCGTCAAGCTGCTCTTCGAGGTCGCGTCCGCCCGCATCGAGGAGAGAAAAGTCTCCAAGTTTGTG ATGTACCAAATCGTCGTCATCCAGACAGGGAGTTTTGACAGCAACAAAGCCGTGCTGGAACGGCGCTATTCAGACTTTGAGATGCTCCAGAAAAACCTCCTCAAGACGTTCAGGGAAGAGATCGAAGACATCGCCTTCCCCAAGAAGCATCTGGTGGGCAACTTCACCGAGGAGATGATCTCCGAGCGCAAGCTGGCCTTCAAGGAGTACCTGACCTTGCTCTACGCCATCCGCTGCGTGCGGCGCTCCCGCGAGTTCATCGACTTCCTCACGCGGCCcgagctccgggaggcgttcgGCTGCCTGCGCGGGGGACAGTACGGCCGGGCCCTGGACATCCTGGTGCGCGTGGTGCCCCTGCAGGAGAAGCTGACGGCCCACTGCCCGGTGATGGTGGTGCCGGCGCTCTGCGCCATGCTCGTGTGCCACCGGGACCTGGAGCGCCCCGCCGAGGCCTTCGCGGCCGGGGAGAGGGCGCTGCAGTGCCTGCAGGCCCGGGAGGGCCACCGTTACTACGCCCCCCTGCTGGACGCCATGATCCGCCTGGCCTACGCGCTGGGCAAGGACTTCGTGTCGCTGCAGGAGAAGCTGCAGGAGAGCCAACTCCgccagcccagcccctggggcTTCACGCTGAAGGAGCTCACAGTCCGGGAGTATCTGTACTGA
- the SNX20 gene encoding sorting nexin-20 isoform X3, which produces MTTGELQEYWRKEKRCWRRVKLLFEVASARIEERKVSKFVMYQIVVIQTGSFDSNKAVLERRYSDFEMLQKNLLKTFREEIEDIAFPKKHLVGNFTEEMISERKLAFKEYLTLLYAIRCVRRSREFIDFLTRPELREAFGCLRGGQYGRALDILVRVVPLQEKLTAHCPVMVVPALCAMLVCHRDLERPAEAFAAGERALQCLQAREGHRYYAPLLDAMIRLAYALGKDFVSLQEKLQESQLRQPSPWGFTLKELTVREYLY; this is translated from the exons ATGACCACCGGGGAGCTGCAGGAGTACTGGCGGAAGGAGAAACGCTGTTGGAGGCGCGTCAAGCTGCTCTTCGAGGTCGCGTCCGCCCGCATCGAGGAGAGAAAAGTCTCCAAGTTTGTG ATGTACCAAATCGTCGTCATCCAGACAGGGAGTTTTGACAGCAACAAAGCCGTGCTGGAACGGCGCTATTCAGACTTTGAGATGCTCCAGAAAAACCTCCTCAAGACGTTCAGGGAAGAGATCGAAGACATCGCCTTCCCCAAGAAGCATCTGGTGGGCAACTTCACCGAGGAGATGATCTCCGAGCGCAAGCTGGCCTTCAAGGAGTACCTGACCTTGCTCTACGCCATCCGCTGCGTGCGGCGCTCCCGCGAGTTCATCGACTTCCTCACGCGGCCcgagctccgggaggcgttcgGCTGCCTGCGCGGGGGACAGTACGGCCGGGCCCTGGACATCCTGGTGCGCGTGGTGCCCCTGCAGGAGAAGCTGACGGCCCACTGCCCGGTGATGGTGGTGCCGGCGCTCTGCGCCATGCTCGTGTGCCACCGGGACCTGGAGCGCCCCGCCGAGGCCTTCGCGGCCGGGGAGAGGGCGCTGCAGTGCCTGCAGGCCCGGGAGGGCCACCGTTACTACGCCCCCCTGCTGGACGCCATGATCCGCCTGGCCTACGCGCTGGGCAAGGACTTCGTGTCGCTGCAGGAGAAGCTGCAGGAGAGCCAACTCCgccagcccagcccctggggcTTCACGCTGAAGGAGCTCACAGTCCGGGAGTATCTGTACTGA
- the SNX20 gene encoding sorting nexin-20 isoform X1 — protein MDRTHSQVHSRDQAGSISRWPRPPVSRTRRALRPEEDGATHASACRNGESSWGTPGYFRLRAAGWLQPDVPGSPSPNSSMTTGELQEYWRKEKRCWRRVKLLFEVASARIEERKVSKFVMYQIVVIQTGSFDSNKAVLERRYSDFEMLQKNLLKTFREEIEDIAFPKKHLVGNFTEEMISERKLAFKEYLTLLYAIRCVRRSREFIDFLTRPELREAFGCLRGGQYGRALDILVRVVPLQEKLTAHCPVMVVPALCAMLVCHRDLERPAEAFAAGERALQCLQAREGHRYYAPLLDAMIRLAYALGKDFVSLQEKLQESQLRQPSPWGFTLKELTVREYLY, from the exons ATGGACAGGACCCACAGCCAAGTGCACAGCAGGGACCAGGCAGGAAGCATCAGCCGCTGGCCGAGACCTCCCGTGTCCAGGACCCGAAGGGCACTTAG GCCAGAAGAGGATGGTGCAACACACGCGTCCGCGTGTCGCAATGGAGAAAGCAGCTGGGGAACGCCGGGCTATTTCAGGTTGCGGGCGGCGGGATGGCTGCAGCCAG ACGTTCCGGGCAGCCCCAGCCCTAACTCCAGCATGACCACCGGGGAGCTGCAGGAGTACTGGCGGAAGGAGAAACGCTGTTGGAGGCGCGTCAAGCTGCTCTTCGAGGTCGCGTCCGCCCGCATCGAGGAGAGAAAAGTCTCCAAGTTTGTG ATGTACCAAATCGTCGTCATCCAGACAGGGAGTTTTGACAGCAACAAAGCCGTGCTGGAACGGCGCTATTCAGACTTTGAGATGCTCCAGAAAAACCTCCTCAAGACGTTCAGGGAAGAGATCGAAGACATCGCCTTCCCCAAGAAGCATCTGGTGGGCAACTTCACCGAGGAGATGATCTCCGAGCGCAAGCTGGCCTTCAAGGAGTACCTGACCTTGCTCTACGCCATCCGCTGCGTGCGGCGCTCCCGCGAGTTCATCGACTTCCTCACGCGGCCcgagctccgggaggcgttcgGCTGCCTGCGCGGGGGACAGTACGGCCGGGCCCTGGACATCCTGGTGCGCGTGGTGCCCCTGCAGGAGAAGCTGACGGCCCACTGCCCGGTGATGGTGGTGCCGGCGCTCTGCGCCATGCTCGTGTGCCACCGGGACCTGGAGCGCCCCGCCGAGGCCTTCGCGGCCGGGGAGAGGGCGCTGCAGTGCCTGCAGGCCCGGGAGGGCCACCGTTACTACGCCCCCCTGCTGGACGCCATGATCCGCCTGGCCTACGCGCTGGGCAAGGACTTCGTGTCGCTGCAGGAGAAGCTGCAGGAGAGCCAACTCCgccagcccagcccctggggcTTCACGCTGAAGGAGCTCACAGTCCGGGAGTATCTGTACTGA